The Watersipora subatra chromosome 1, tzWatSuba1.1, whole genome shotgun sequence genome has a window encoding:
- the LOC137402173 gene encoding tonsoku-like protein: MATAKSKEIKKLRAQKTKYKRLGNLKLVAEYANSIGNLCLEIGEYRQAIDEHETELAICQDLKDPEGEAVACRKLGECYLELVDLEPAKKYVNKYLELAKALPKEIELQRAYVTMGRLLLVEIPTLFAGTTKRKQSERKAENAFIKSLELSDKLKASLKGSEYPEMRAASILNLGLLAELKGENKEAIANLTNAATISRKHGLHDTLVTCLNNKTDLLVRQKEFSEARAVVEEALSLRKSVELSHLVTTVKMLAQVSAEMGDVGVGLDKIKAILRTMKKFPEREELMHVATKLYKIILAKRKLAVSNDEAKCGIFEKIGDYCCDITAYHHALLSYQKTLDILNALKASHDRLAPILVSMARTYQDLKNYAEAMNFFVQEAMIQQQLGNFEQAAKSILNVANCMENNNSSIDMIQQCYNKAESHARKSNNTNLLMLVLKNFRDSMAALDCHEKREDCCRKIEQVAQDFGVSTESQDESQDVGSESSDGGFELSDHSSDEERETEVVTSSRCKPFKISRNEIGETKLHQAVIKGKKETVIELLNKGHPTDVRDHAGWLPIHEAAVHNHVHIAELLVAEGTDINDRAGDQGITPLHDACSSGCTEMIQFLMEAGASVIAKDNENKYSLDCLVEYLQRSYEELTAEQVSELEEVESMIRTAMVRKGITPKCTTFREQLKKQKDDIASEMPVMLPHTKGQDGGKDTSLQEDYLPAPFSPRVSATEMYKSALANVRKSAKRAVLPYTSSRDRDEGDTGPALLPQEGDGNLLSTGDWLVNDYAKSPVEKKPRVSKPFSYKKSEKRKRECSIPSSPSVIDESPQKLSTLIDESSQNLSHVFTNSPAKSDVLSPVSSRPNQLSNHLTNSDGPAVKRFNLASLSSIKDTDYQSSQPLTPAFDSTSEERCKSKRDESANSMTPSALEKLTEILEEPIVFSATKSDSAEADTQPLINSPVNNPSDSKAIATILQEETTKTHIHEDEQRTAEWSDTPMDESLNVSAIHATTTVKNMQSQRKVKGNILAELFSNVDEAEWKNAGGSKPLPTSTPLRKSRLPLHSQENTRPGQSRCATQNIFMPPVANDVSEHRVVRNHAPPPNVKPLHQAFNCSLMTDPNSTIAGSELNSSYHQNIRITVQWKNRVLLIPVPRSESPSIAWLAEEFLRRLSRRRSAQMVPKLSHVFLTRASDGAELFSEDAILDILVDNEKVVLMEEDK, encoded by the exons GAGAGTACAGGCAGGCCATAGATGAACACGAGACTGAGCTAGCAATCTGCCAAGATCTTAAAGATCCTGAGGGGGAAGCGGTGGCCTGTCGTAAACTAGGAGAATGTTATTTAGAATTGGTGGACTTAGAGCCAGCCAAAAAG TATGTGAACAAATATCTTGAATTAGCAAAAGCGCTTCCCAAGGAAATAGAATTGCAAAGAGCATATGTTACAATGGGCCGGTTACTTCTCGTTGAGATACCTACTCTCTTTGCTGGCAcaacaaaaagaaaacagaG TGAGAGAAAGGCTGAGAATGCATTCATAAAGTCGCTGGAGTTGAGTGACAAACTGAAGGCATCTCTAAAAGGCTCGGAGTATCCAGAGATGCGGGCTGCTTCAATTCTCAACCTTG gcCTTCTCGCAGAGCTGAAAGGGGAGAACAAAGAAGCTATCGCCAATCTCACAAACGCTGCCACAATTTCCCG GAAGCACGGGCTGCATGACACGCTAGTCACATGCCTCAACAATAAGACAGACTTGCTAGTCAGACAGAAAGAGTTCTCTGAAGCTCGGGCCGTAGTGGAGGAGGCCCTCAGCCTTAGAAAGAGTGTAGAACTGAGTCATTTAGTGACTACTGTCAAAATGCTTGCCCAG GTGTCTGCTGAAATGGGAGATGTAGGGGTGGGCCTTGACAAGATTAAAGCCATCTTGAGAACAATGAAAAAGTTTCCAGAGAGGGAAGAGCTGATGCACGTAGCAACCAAAT TGTATAAGATTATATTGGCCAAAAGGAAACTGGCTGTTTCAAATGATGAGGCAAAGTGTGGAATATTTGAGAAGATTGGTGACTACTGCTGTGATATCACTGCTTACCATCATGCCTTGCTTTCATATCAGAAAACC TTGGACATTTTAAATGCCCTTAAAGCCAGTCATGATCGGCTGGCGCCCATCCTTGTCTCGATGGCGCGTACCTATCAGGACCTCAAGAACTATGCAGAGGCTATGAACTTCTTCGTTCAGGAGGCAATGATTCAGCAACAGCTTGGAAACTTTGAACAG GCTGCCAAGTCTATTCTGAATGTAGCCAACTGCATGGAAAACAACAACTCAAGCATTGATATGATTCAACAGTGTTATAACAAGGCCGAGAGTCACGCGCGAAAGTCTAACAATACAAACCTACTT ATGCTGGTGCTCAAGAATTTTCGGGATTCTATGGCTGCTCTCGATTGCCATGAGAAGAGAGAAGATTGTTGTCGTAAAATTGAGCAGGTCGCGCAGGACTTTGGTGTTTCCACTGAGAGCCAGGATGAAAGCCAAGATGTTGGCAGTGAAAGCAGC GATGGAGGGTTTGAGCTGTCAGACCACTCGTCTGATGAGGAAAGGGAGACGGAGGTTGTGACTTCAAGTAGATGCAAACCATTTAAAATCTCG AGAAATGAGATTGGAGAGACGAAACTTCACCAAGCTGTGATCAAGGGCAAGAAAGAAACAGTCATAGAGCTACTCAACAAG GGTCATCCTACCGATGTGCGAGATCATGCGGGCTGGTTACCAATTCATGAGGCAGCCGTGCACAATCATGTACATATCGCAGAATTATTAGTTGCTGAAGGAACAGACATTAATGATCGTGCAG GTGATCAAGGTATTACCCCCCTGCATGATGCATGCTCCTCTGGATGCACAGAAATGATTCAGTTTTTAATGGAGGCTGGAGCAAGTGTCATAGCCAAGGACAACGAG AATAAGTACTCTCTGGACTGTCTGGTCGAGTACCTCCAACGTTCCTATGAGGAGCTTACAGCTGAACAGGTGTCAGAACTTGAAGAAGTTGAGTCAATGATAAGAACAGCAATGGTCCGCAAGGGGATAACTCCTAAATGCACGACTTTTAGGGAACAACTCAAGAAGCAga AGGATGACATAGCTAGTGAGATGCCTGTCATGTTACCCCATACAAAAGGGCAGGATGGTGGTAAAGACACTAG CTTGCAGGAGGACTACCTTCCAGCTCCGTTCTCTCCCAGAGTTTCTGCCACTGAAATGTACAAATCTGCCTTAGCAAATGTGAGAAAATCTGCTAAAAGAGCTGTCTTACCCTACACGTCTAGTCGAGACCGGGATGAAGGGGATACTGGACCAGCCCTCCTTCCTCAGGAGGGAGACGGAAACCTTCTTTCCACAGGAGATTGGCTCGTGAATGACTATGCGAAGTCACCTGTTGAAAAGAAACCAAGAGTTAGCAAACCTTTTAGCTATAAAAAGAG TGAGAAAAGAAAGAGGGAATGTAGCATACCATCTTCGCCGAGTGTTATTGATGAATCACCTCAAAAGTTGTCTACCCTCATTGATGAGTCATCACAAAACTTATCGCACGTGTTCACTAACTCACCAGCCAAGAGTGATGTCCTCTCTCCAGTCAGTAGCAGACCAAATCAGCTCTCCAATCATTTGACTAACAGTGACGGGCCTGCTGTGAAACGATTTAATCTAGCCAGTCTTTCTTCAATCAAG GATACGGATTATCAATCATCTCAACCTTTAACCCCAGCATTTGACTCAACTTCTGAGGAGCGATGTAAGTCCAAAAGAGATGAAAGCGCTAACAGTATGACCCCATCTGCCCTGGAAAAGCTCACAGAGATTCTCGAGGAGCCGATAGTGTTTTCTGCTACAAAAAGCGACTCGGCTGAAGCAGATACTCAACCTTTGATAAATTCACCAGTCAACAACCCAAGCGATAGCAAGGCGATCGCTACTATATTACAGGAGGAGACAACTAAGACACATATTCATGAAGATGAGCAACGCACTGCGGAGTGGAGTGACACTCCTATGGATGAGTCACTTAATGTATCTGCTATTCATGCAACTACAACAGTCAAAAACATGCAGAGTCAGCGAAAGGTCAAGGGAAATATTTTAGCTGAGCTATTTTCGAATGTAGATGAAGCTGAATGGAAAAATGCGGGTGGTAGCAAACCCCTGCCTACATCGACGCCGTTGCGTAAATCAAGGTTACCTCTCCATAGTCAGGAGAATACCAGACCTGGTCAATCACGATGCGCAACGCAGAATATATTTATGCCTCCTGTTGCCAATGATGTGAGTGAGCATCGGGTTGTTCGTAACCATGCTCCTCCCCCAAATGTTAAACCCTTACATCAAGCTTTCAACTGCTCTCTGATGACGGACCCTAACTCAACTATTGCCGGCTCAGAATTGAACAGCTCCTATCACCAGAATATCAGGATTACGGTTCAATGGAAGAACCGGGTTCTTCTCATCCCTGTACCAAG GAGTGAGTCACCATCAATCGCATGGTTGGCAGAGGAGTTTCTTCGACGTCTTTCCAGACGGAGATCAGCTCAAATGGTTCCCAAGCTTTCACACGTGTTTCTTACGCGTGCTAGCGATGGAGCAGAACTGTTCTCAGAAGATGCAATCTTAGACATCCTGGTCGATAATGAAAAG GTGGTGCTGATGGAAGAGGACAAATAG